One window of Bos indicus isolate NIAB-ARS_2022 breed Sahiwal x Tharparkar chromosome 18, NIAB-ARS_B.indTharparkar_mat_pri_1.0, whole genome shotgun sequence genomic DNA carries:
- the LOC109572527 gene encoding PDZ and LIM domain protein 1-like, with product MCLHWETLKAEEKGDPNKPSGLRNVKAPVTKVATLTRNAQKLLMYDKRGTGTVSVFVKLWDRHRHPECYVCTNYGTNLKQKGHFFVEDQIYCGKHTQEQVTPPEGYAVITVLPE from the coding sequence GAAACCCTGAAGGCTGAGGAGAAAGGGGATCCCAACAAGCCCTCAGGACTCAGAAATGTTAAGGCTCCAGTCACCAAAGTGGCTACATTGACTAGAAACGCCCAGAAGCTGCTCATGTACGACAAACGTGGCACCGGCACTGTCAGTGTGTTTGTGAAGCTGTGGGACCGTCACCGCCACCCCGAGTGTTATGTGTGCACCAACTACGGCACCAATCTGAAACAGAAGGGTCATTTCTTTGTGGAGGATCAGATCTACTGTGGAAAGCACACCCAGGAGCAAGTCACTCCACCAGAGGGCTACGCTGTGATCACCGTGCTCCCCGAATGA